A section of the Paracoccaceae bacterium genome encodes:
- a CDS encoding protein-L-isoaspartate O-methyltransferase, with protein sequence MSDFASQRTTMVDTQVRPSDVTSFPIIEAMLHVPREAFVPDAQRSAAYAGEALPLAPGRVIADPRVLAKMLEELDVGPDDLVLDIGAGLGYSSAVIARMAQAVVALEDDEARSADAAAALAALGADNVAVTTGPLTEGAAQHGPYDAIILQGAVEDQPKAIADQLKDGGKIVAIFNEGTLGVCRLGLKSGDQISWRRAFDATAPVLPGFSSQPEFAL encoded by the coding sequence ATGTCCGATTTTGCCAGCCAGCGCACAACCATGGTCGATACCCAGGTCCGCCCGTCGGATGTGACCAGCTTCCCGATTATCGAGGCGATGCTGCATGTCCCGCGTGAGGCGTTCGTGCCGGACGCGCAACGCAGTGCCGCCTATGCGGGCGAAGCGCTGCCGCTGGCGCCTGGCCGGGTGATTGCCGATCCGCGGGTTCTGGCCAAGATGCTGGAAGAACTGGATGTTGGCCCGGATGATCTGGTCCTGGATATCGGTGCCGGGCTTGGATACTCCTCCGCCGTGATCGCCCGCATGGCGCAGGCTGTTGTGGCGCTGGAAGATGATGAGGCGCGCAGCGCCGATGCCGCCGCCGCGCTGGCGGCCCTGGGCGCAGACAACGTTGCGGTGACGACCGGCCCGTTGACCGAAGGCGCGGCCCAGCATGGGCCCTATGACGCAATTATTCTGCAAGGCGCTGTCGAGGATCAGCCAAAGGCAATCGCAGATCAGCTTAAGGACGGCGGCAAGATTGTCGCGATTTTCAATGAAGGAACGCTTGGCGTCTGCCGCTTGGGGCTGAAATCAGGCGACCAGATCAGCTGGCGCCGGGCATTTGACGCAACCGCCCCGGTGCTTCCGGGTTTTTCCAGCCAGCCAGAATTCGCGCTTTAA
- a CDS encoding TolC family outer membrane protein: MTGSTIRRGVRNFVAGLLLVATPVAATAESLSDAMIAAYRHSGLLDQTRALLRAADEDVAQAVATLRPIIGWSANITQSEPNQGENLNGSLALTADLLLYDFGASDLAIEAAKGVVLATREDLRNVEQQVLLRAVQAFMSVRRAIAFVDLAQNNERVITTELRAARDRFEVGEVTRTDVSIAESRLAAAKASVAAQIGVLSQAREEYKAATGHFPGSLSAPPRLPATAKSEGDAKAVAVRTHPDIREAQQNVSVAEINIARARANMRPTLRANSRISVDDDGNDSYSLGLTLSGNIYSGGAQSSLLRQAQARRDAARAGLHTVRHGVEQNVGNAWSNLAVAVSSIQASDLQIKAARVAYQGAQEEARLGARTTLDVLTQQQELLDAQAALVSAQIDRYVATYTLLATMGLLTVDHLGLGIATYDPLAYYDAVKNAPVGAVSPQGERLDRVLRALGKE; the protein is encoded by the coding sequence ATGACAGGTTCGACGATCAGACGGGGGGTCCGCAATTTTGTTGCCGGGCTGCTTCTTGTGGCGACGCCGGTTGCGGCAACGGCCGAATCGCTTAGCGATGCGATGATCGCCGCCTATCGCCATTCGGGCCTCTTGGATCAGACGCGCGCGCTTCTGCGCGCTGCGGACGAAGATGTGGCACAGGCCGTGGCCACCCTGCGCCCGATCATTGGCTGGTCGGCCAATATCACGCAGTCAGAACCCAATCAGGGAGAGAATCTGAATGGCTCCCTGGCGCTGACGGCGGATCTGTTGCTGTATGATTTCGGCGCCTCGGATCTGGCGATCGAGGCGGCAAAAGGCGTGGTTCTGGCCACGCGCGAAGATCTGCGCAACGTCGAACAGCAGGTGCTGCTGCGCGCGGTTCAGGCCTTCATGTCGGTACGCCGCGCCATCGCCTTCGTCGACCTTGCACAGAACAACGAACGCGTCATCACGACCGAATTGCGCGCCGCGCGCGACCGCTTTGAAGTGGGTGAGGTGACGCGCACGGATGTGTCCATCGCCGAATCGCGGCTGGCCGCGGCCAAAGCCTCGGTCGCCGCCCAGATCGGTGTGCTGAGCCAGGCGCGTGAGGAATATAAGGCCGCCACCGGGCATTTCCCCGGATCGCTCAGCGCGCCACCCCGCCTGCCCGCCACGGCCAAATCCGAAGGCGACGCCAAGGCGGTTGCCGTGCGCACCCACCCCGATATCCGCGAGGCGCAGCAGAATGTCTCGGTCGCCGAGATCAATATTGCGCGCGCCCGTGCGAATATGAGGCCGACCCTGCGCGCCAACAGCCGGATCAGCGTCGATGACGATGGCAACGACAGCTACAGCCTGGGGCTGACGCTGTCAGGGAATATCTATTCGGGCGGCGCACAATCATCGCTGTTGCGACAGGCGCAGGCACGCCGCGATGCGGCGCGCGCCGGGCTACACACGGTGCGCCACGGGGTTGAACAGAACGTCGGCAACGCCTGGTCCAATCTGGCGGTGGCGGTGTCCAGCATCCAGGCCTCGGATCTGCAGATCAAGGCGGCGCGCGTCGCCTATCAGGGCGCGCAGGAAGAGGCGCGTCTTGGCGCGCGCACCACGCTGGACGTGCTGACCCAGCAGCAGGAACTGCTGGACGCGCAGGCGGCCCTGGTTTCGGCGCAGATCGATCGTTATGTCGCAACCTACACGCTGCTGGCGACGATGGGATTGCTGACCGTGGATCATCTGGGCCTTGGCATCGCCACCTATGATCCGCTGGCCTATTACGACGCAGTCAAGAACGCGCCCGTCGGCGCCGTCAGCCCCCAGGGTGAGCGTCTGGATCGCGTTCTGCGGGCCTTGGGGAAAGAGTAA
- a CDS encoding MmcQ/YjbR family DNA-binding protein: MEIKEFETRAAALPCTDLSEPFGHGTQVWKVSGKMFAAYGDYAEGVTLKCRDVETADMLVEVGAAQKARYLTRGGWVCFAWDDETLPDRLQDSYDVVVAKLTKAQRAALGS; encoded by the coding sequence ATGGAGATCAAGGAATTCGAAACCCGCGCCGCCGCCCTGCCCTGCACCGACCTGTCGGAACCTTTTGGCCATGGCACCCAGGTGTGGAAGGTCAGCGGCAAGATGTTCGCAGCCTATGGCGACTATGCCGAGGGCGTGACGCTGAAGTGCCGCGACGTGGAAACCGCCGACATGCTGGTTGAGGTCGGGGCCGCCCAGAAGGCGCGTTATCTGACGCGCGGCGGCTGGGTGTGCTTTGCCTGGGATGATGAAACGCTGCCCGACCGGTTGCAGGACAGTTACGACGTGGTCGTGGCAAAGCTGACGAAGGCGCAGCGCGCGGCGCTGGGGTCCTGA
- a CDS encoding phytoene synthase, giving the protein MTLAACAEVVAKGDPDRFRAVMSVPVPARERLLPLFAFNVEVARAPWVTEEPLIAEMRLQWWRDALDEIAEGGVARRHEVVDPLADLIRDVGIPVAVLHAMIDARRWDIAREAFDDWAAFDAHINATSGGLVLAAAMALGAPDALEAPCRDAGYAIGVANWLLAVPALEAAGRMPLPDGRPEAVRELALRAQDRLQAARRADFAAATPALRPGWQAAAILKRAARMPGAVAGGQLEPGPLRKSALLVAKALVGGE; this is encoded by the coding sequence ATGACCCTTGCCGCCTGCGCCGAGGTTGTTGCCAAGGGGGATCCTGACCGTTTCCGCGCGGTGATGAGCGTACCTGTTCCAGCGCGCGAACGGCTGCTGCCCCTCTTTGCATTCAACGTAGAGGTCGCGCGCGCGCCATGGGTGACCGAAGAACCGCTGATCGCGGAAATGCGGCTGCAATGGTGGCGCGATGCGCTGGATGAAATCGCCGAGGGCGGCGTGGCGCGGCGGCATGAGGTTGTCGATCCGCTGGCGGATTTGATCCGGGACGTCGGCATTCCGGTTGCCGTGCTTCACGCGATGATCGACGCGCGCCGCTGGGACATCGCGCGTGAGGCGTTCGACGATTGGGCGGCGTTCGATGCGCATATCAATGCGACCTCCGGCGGGTTGGTCTTGGCCGCGGCGATGGCATTGGGTGCGCCGGATGCCCTGGAAGCGCCGTGCCGGGACGCCGGATATGCCATCGGTGTGGCCAACTGGCTGCTGGCCGTTCCGGCGTTGGAGGCCGCAGGTCGGATGCCACTGCCCGATGGACGGCCCGAGGCGGTGCGGGAATTGGCGCTCCGTGCGCAGGATCGCCTGCAAGCTGCGCGGCGGGCTGATTTTGCGGCGGCAACCCCGGCGCTCAGGCCCGGGTGGCAGGCGGCGGCGATCCTGAAACGGGCGGCGCGTATGCCGGGCGCGGTGGCTGGCGGGCAGCTTGAACCGGGGCCGTTGCGCAAATCGGCACTGCTGGTGGCCAAGGCGCTGGTGGGTGGTGAGTGA
- a CDS encoding citramalate synthase produces the protein MTRTPLSLFDTTLRDGQQTQGVQFSTPEKHRIAKALDALGLDYIEGGWPGANPTDSAFFDEAPKTRATFTAFGMTKRAGISAENDDVLAAVMNANTPAVCLVGKTHDFHVKTALGISNAENVENIGKSFDHLIANQRETLFDAEHFFDGFKANPDYALECIHSAFDAGVRWVVLCDTNGGTLPAEIGAITAKVIASGIPGERLGIHTHDDTGNAVAGSLAAVDAGARQIQGTLNGLGERCGNANLTTLIPTLLLKEPYASAYDIGVSCDNLVSLTRASRMLDEILNRVPLRAAPYVGASAFAHKAGLHASAILKDPTTYEHIDPAVVGNQRIIPMSNQAGQSNLRTRLSDMGLEVAKGDAALGRILERIKTREDAGYSYDTAQASFELIARDELGQLPRFFEVERYRVSIERVGKITVSEAVVAVVIDGERFLSVSESRDEDGSDQGPVNALSRALAKDLGRYQAAIDDMHLMDFKVRITQGGTEAVTRVIIDSQDGQGRRWSTVGVSPNIVDASFEALLDAIRWKLVRDASG, from the coding sequence ATGACCCGCACCCCCCTCAGCCTTTTCGACACCACCCTGCGCGATGGTCAGCAAACCCAGGGCGTTCAGTTCTCGACGCCCGAAAAGCACCGGATCGCGAAGGCGCTCGACGCGCTGGGCCTTGATTATATCGAGGGTGGCTGGCCGGGGGCGAACCCCACCGACTCGGCTTTTTTTGACGAGGCTCCGAAAACCCGCGCCACGTTCACCGCCTTCGGGATGACCAAGCGGGCCGGGATCAGCGCCGAAAATGACGACGTGCTGGCCGCTGTTATGAACGCCAACACGCCTGCCGTCTGTCTTGTCGGAAAAACCCACGACTTCCACGTCAAGACGGCGCTGGGTATCTCCAACGCCGAAAATGTCGAGAATATCGGCAAGTCGTTCGACCACCTGATCGCCAACCAGCGCGAAACCCTGTTTGACGCCGAACACTTCTTCGACGGCTTCAAGGCGAACCCGGATTATGCGCTGGAATGCATCCACTCCGCCTTTGATGCGGGCGTGCGTTGGGTCGTTCTGTGCGACACCAACGGCGGTACGCTTCCCGCGGAAATCGGAGCGATCACCGCCAAGGTCATCGCTTCGGGCATCCCGGGCGAACGCCTTGGCATCCACACCCATGACGACACCGGCAACGCAGTCGCCGGATCGCTGGCTGCCGTGGACGCGGGCGCGCGCCAGATCCAGGGCACTCTGAACGGGCTGGGTGAACGCTGCGGCAATGCCAACCTGACGACGCTGATCCCGACGTTGCTGCTGAAGGAGCCTTACGCCAGCGCCTATGACATCGGTGTCAGCTGCGACAACCTGGTCAGCCTGACCCGCGCCAGCCGGATGCTAGACGAAATCCTCAACCGCGTGCCGCTGCGCGCCGCGCCCTATGTCGGCGCGTCGGCCTTCGCGCATAAGGCCGGGCTGCACGCCAGTGCGATCCTCAAGGACCCGACCACCTACGAACACATCGACCCCGCCGTGGTCGGCAATCAGCGCATCATCCCGATGAGCAATCAGGCCGGCCAGTCCAACCTGCGCACCCGCCTGTCGGACATGGGGCTGGAGGTGGCCAAGGGCGACGCCGCATTGGGCCGCATACTGGAGCGGATCAAGACGCGCGAAGACGCGGGCTATTCCTATGACACGGCGCAGGCGAGTTTTGAGCTGATTGCACGGGATGAGCTGGGCCAGTTGCCGCGCTTTTTTGAGGTCGAGCGCTACCGCGTCAGCATCGAACGTGTCGGCAAAATCACCGTCTCGGAAGCTGTGGTGGCAGTGGTGATCGACGGTGAACGATTCCTCAGCGTCAGTGAAAGCAGGGATGAGGACGGGTCTGATCAGGGTCCGGTCAACGCGCTGTCACGCGCGCTGGCCAAGGATCTGGGGCGGTATCAGGCCGCCATCGACGACATGCATCTGATGGATTTCAAGGTCCGTATCACGCAGGGCGGGACCGAGGCTGTGACCCGAGTGATAATCGACAGCCAGGACGGGCAGGGACGGCGCTGGTCAACGGTGGGCGTGTCGCCCAACATCGTCGACGCCAGCTTTGAGGCGCTGCTGGATGCGATCCGCTGGAAGCTGGTGCGCGATGCGAGCGGGTGA
- a CDS encoding MFS transporter encodes MTDSAALPDSDARARRNVAVLVAAQAILGSQMPMTFVAGGLAGNYLATNPCLATLPISLVVFGSMTTAPWISPLMQRRGRRFGFFIGAIGGAVGALTSAYGLWIGSFALLLAGSYMTGIYMSAQGFYRFAATDTASEAFRPKAISYVMAGGLLSAVVGPQLNKLVQDAYVIPFVGTYLAIAGLNIVGMFLFFALDLPGKVAKVTRETAARTRTIPELLRTPRIMVAVICAMVAYSLMNLVMTSTPLAVVGCGFTKNNANDIVSAHVLAMFAPSFVTGHLIARFGAPRIIAVGLVCLAAAGLVALQGITLGNFFGALVLLGIGWNFGFIGATSMLAGAHEPHERGRVQGMNDMIVFGFVTLASLSSGGLMNCVGGDVVQGWHSVNYAMVPFLALAGGALIWLARRAA; translated from the coding sequence ATGACAGACAGCGCCGCCCTGCCCGATTCCGACGCCCGCGCGCGGCGCAATGTGGCTGTTCTGGTCGCGGCGCAGGCGATCCTTGGCAGCCAGATGCCGATGACCTTTGTGGCAGGCGGGTTGGCGGGGAATTACCTGGCGACAAACCCGTGCCTGGCGACACTGCCAATCTCTCTCGTCGTGTTCGGGTCGATGACGACCGCGCCTTGGATCAGCCCGCTGATGCAGCGGCGCGGGCGGCGCTTCGGGTTCTTCATCGGCGCAATTGGTGGAGCGGTGGGGGCGCTGACCTCGGCCTATGGTTTGTGGATCGGGTCCTTCGCGCTGCTTCTGGCGGGCAGTTATATGACCGGCATCTATATGTCGGCGCAGGGCTTCTATCGTTTCGCGGCCACGGATACCGCGTCCGAGGCCTTCCGCCCCAAGGCCATCAGCTATGTCATGGCCGGTGGGCTGCTAAGCGCCGTGGTCGGCCCGCAGTTGAACAAATTGGTCCAGGACGCCTATGTCATCCCCTTCGTAGGAACCTATCTTGCGATTGCAGGGCTGAATATCGTCGGGATGTTCCTGTTCTTCGCACTCGACCTGCCCGGAAAGGTCGCGAAGGTCACGCGGGAAACTGCCGCGCGCACCCGCACGATCCCCGAGTTGCTTAGAACCCCGCGCATCATGGTGGCGGTGATCTGCGCCATGGTCGCCTATTCGCTGATGAACCTGGTGATGACCTCGACGCCGCTGGCGGTGGTCGGCTGCGGGTTCACCAAGAACAACGCGAATGACATCGTTTCGGCACATGTGCTGGCGATGTTCGCGCCCAGTTTCGTGACCGGCCATCTGATCGCCCGGTTCGGCGCGCCCCGGATCATCGCGGTCGGCCTGGTCTGCCTTGCCGCCGCCGGTCTGGTGGCGCTGCAGGGAATTACGCTGGGCAATTTCTTTGGAGCGCTGGTCCTGCTGGGCATCGGCTGGAACTTTGGGTTCATCGGCGCGACCAGCATGCTGGCCGGCGCGCATGAGCCGCACGAGCGTGGGCGCGTTCAGGGGATGAACGACATGATCGTTTTCGGTTTCGTCACCCTCGCCTCGCTGTCGTCAGGCGGGCTGATGAACTGTGTGGGGGGCGACGTTGTGCAGGGCTGGCATTCGGTCAACTATGCCATGGTGCCGTTTCTGGCGCTGGCAGGCGGCGCGCTGATCTGGCTGGCGCGCCGGGCGGCGTAA
- a CDS encoding methyltransferase domain-containing protein: MTLSPFFQLHSDLPREGPGTADDVRWALSVVGPLARVCDAACGPGADTVVLAEALPEAQIDAVDGQLHFVAEARRRCTGIGDRVRVWQGDMADLTGPYDLIWCAGALYFLGVAKGLQRWRGALAPGGYFAFSEPVWVNGNSPQAALEFWGQYPDISDRAGIRARIAEAGYRVLGTRRVIGQGWADYFDPLEARIAALRQSAGTDLTAVLDAEAADIANWRAAPDHIAYDLFVVTPQ; this comes from the coding sequence GTGACGCTTTCGCCATTCTTCCAGCTTCATAGCGACCTGCCGCGCGAGGGGCCGGGGACGGCGGATGACGTGCGCTGGGCCCTGTCGGTTGTGGGGCCATTGGCGCGCGTTTGCGATGCGGCCTGTGGGCCGGGGGCGGATACGGTTGTGCTGGCCGAAGCACTGCCGGAAGCGCAGATCGACGCGGTTGACGGGCAGTTGCATTTTGTGGCCGAGGCGCGACGGCGCTGCACCGGAATCGGCGACCGGGTGCGGGTCTGGCAGGGCGATATGGCCGACCTGACAGGACCTTACGATCTGATCTGGTGTGCCGGGGCGCTGTATTTTCTGGGCGTGGCGAAGGGGCTGCAACGCTGGCGCGGCGCGCTGGCGCCAGGCGGGTATTTTGCGTTTTCGGAACCTGTCTGGGTGAATGGCAACTCGCCACAAGCCGCCCTCGAATTTTGGGGCCAGTACCCGGACATCTCAGATCGCGCCGGGATCCGGGCGCGGATTGCCGAAGCCGGGTATAGGGTGCTGGGCACGCGCCGGGTGATCGGGCAGGGCTGGGCCGATTATTTCGACCCGTTAGAGGCGCGGATTGCCGCCTTGCGCCAAAGCGCAGGCACCGACCTGACCGCGGTTCTGGATGCCGAGGCCGCCGACATCGCCAACTGGCGCGCCGCGCCGGATCACATTGCCTATGACCTTTTCGTGGTCACCCCCCAATGA
- a CDS encoding methyltransferase yields MAPRQGRSGGRSGGRAGNRARSGSGAIDQMPWRIPVNTDRPTEPLDEDGVQAIHDGAMRILEDIGIEFLNPEAVAILKQAGCTINGTNVRMGRDFVMEMMARAPAEFTITPRNPARKIPIGGKNMVFVNVSSPPNYWDMEVGKLPGTRAHCARLLKLTQYFDCIHLSGGYPVEPVDIHARERHLDVLFDKLTLTDKVTHAYSLGRERVEDVMEMVRIAGGHSHEEFEASPRMYTNINSTSPLKHDFPMLDGYMRCVGRGQVTVVTPFTLAGAMAPVTMAGSVAQSIAEGLCAIALAQWINPGAPCVLGTFTSNVDMRSGAPAFGTPDYIRATQMTGQMARFYGIPLRSSGTCAANVPDGQAMWETSNSLWAAVQSQTNMVYHAAGWLEGGLIASPEKFVMDCEVLQQIQRYFEPAITATTPDDIALEAIASVGGDGHFFGIEHTQDRYTKAFWQPFLSDWTNYEGWELAGGVWTAERAHHLWKKIEAEFEAPPMDEGIREELEAFVAKRKEEGGAPTDF; encoded by the coding sequence ATGGCACCCAGACAAGGACGATCCGGTGGACGATCCGGCGGTCGGGCAGGCAATCGCGCACGCTCAGGTTCTGGCGCAATTGACCAGATGCCCTGGCGCATCCCCGTCAACACCGACCGCCCGACCGAACCGCTGGACGAAGACGGCGTTCAGGCGATCCACGACGGCGCAATGCGCATACTGGAAGACATCGGGATCGAGTTCCTGAACCCCGAGGCGGTGGCGATCCTGAAACAGGCGGGCTGCACAATCAACGGCACCAACGTGCGCATGGGCCGTGACTTTGTGATGGAAATGATGGCCCGCGCCCCGGCTGAATTCACCATCACCCCGCGCAACCCGGCCCGGAAGATCCCGATTGGCGGCAAGAACATGGTGTTCGTCAATGTCTCGTCGCCGCCGAACTATTGGGACATGGAGGTCGGCAAACTGCCCGGAACCCGTGCGCATTGCGCGCGATTGCTGAAGTTGACCCAATATTTCGACTGCATTCACCTGTCCGGCGGATATCCGGTAGAGCCGGTGGATATTCACGCCCGCGAACGCCACCTGGATGTGCTGTTCGACAAGCTGACCCTGACCGACAAGGTCACTCACGCCTATTCTTTAGGGCGCGAACGGGTCGAGGACGTGATGGAGATGGTGCGCATTGCCGGAGGCCATTCTCACGAAGAATTTGAGGCATCGCCAAGGATGTACACCAACATCAACTCGACCAGCCCGCTGAAGCATGATTTTCCAATGCTGGATGGCTATATGCGCTGCGTGGGGCGCGGTCAGGTGACGGTGGTGACGCCGTTTACACTGGCCGGGGCCATGGCGCCGGTCACAATGGCGGGGTCCGTGGCGCAATCAATTGCCGAAGGGCTGTGCGCGATTGCGCTGGCGCAGTGGATCAACCCGGGCGCGCCCTGTGTGCTGGGCACGTTTACCTCGAACGTTGATATGCGGTCGGGCGCACCTGCCTTTGGTACGCCCGATTACATCCGCGCCACGCAGATGACCGGCCAGATGGCGCGGTTTTATGGCATTCCGCTGCGTTCCAGCGGCACTTGTGCGGCGAACGTTCCGGATGGGCAGGCGATGTGGGAAACCTCCAACAGCCTCTGGGCAGCAGTGCAAAGCCAGACCAATATGGTCTATCACGCTGCTGGCTGGTTGGAGGGCGGTCTGATCGCCAGCCCCGAAAAATTCGTCATGGATTGCGAGGTGTTGCAGCAGATCCAGCGTTATTTCGAACCGGCAATAACGGCCACAACGCCAGACGATATCGCGCTGGAGGCCATCGCATCGGTCGGGGGCGACGGGCATTTCTTCGGGATCGAGCATACGCAGGACCGCTATACCAAGGCGTTCTGGCAACCGTTCCTGTCGGATTGGACCAACTATGAAGGCTGGGAACTTGCCGGCGGCGTCTGGACCGCAGAACGCGCGCACCATCTTTGGAAGAAGATCGAGGCTGAATTCGAAGCGCCGCCCATGGACGAAGGCATCCGGGAGGAGTTGGAGGCGTTCGTTGCCAAACGCAAAGAAGAAGGCGGCGCGCCGACGGATTTCTGA
- a CDS encoding cysteine--tRNA ligase, which produces MAEIRLTNTATRKKDTFVPIDPEDVKMYVCGPTVYDRAHLGNARPAVVFDVLFRLLRHKYGADHVTYVRNITDVDDKINAEALRRKEAGAQGSLEDLIRERSDETTRWYLEDMAALGVLSPTHSPRATEYIAQMVTMIEGLIAKGHAYAADGHVLFKVASYKDYGALSGRSVDDMIAGARVEVAPYKEDPMDFVLWKPSSDDLPGWDSPWGRGRPGWHIECSAMASELLGERFDIHGGGNDLMFPHHENEIAQSRCMGHGFANVWLHNEMLQVEGKKMSKSLGNFFTVRDLLEQGWPGEVIRFVMLSTHYRKPMDWTVEKAVDAQFKLHGFLGTIAEFGDLGAAKGIDPEAAIIDALADDLNTHAALECLAKMDDSSTATRLAANLEFLGLYNFGELEERVEQHHQAVAILKDVSQHFEDVRALAKENKDFSKLDDLKSRLALANVSVQMNKDGVVLIPEVDFDPSKLEALK; this is translated from the coding sequence ATGGCCGAGATCAGACTGACCAATACCGCAACGCGGAAGAAGGACACCTTCGTTCCGATCGACCCCGAGGACGTGAAAATGTACGTCTGCGGGCCGACCGTCTATGACCGCGCGCATCTGGGCAACGCCCGCCCCGCCGTCGTGTTCGATGTGCTGTTCCGGCTGCTGCGCCACAAATACGGCGCGGATCACGTCACCTATGTGCGCAACATCACCGACGTGGATGACAAGATCAACGCCGAGGCTTTGCGGCGAAAGGAAGCGGGCGCGCAAGGTTCGCTGGAGGACCTGATCCGCGAGCGTTCCGACGAAACCACACGCTGGTATCTGGAAGATATGGCGGCACTGGGCGTGCTGTCGCCAACCCACAGCCCGCGCGCGACCGAGTACATCGCGCAGATGGTCACGATGATCGAAGGGCTGATCGCCAAGGGCCACGCCTATGCCGCAGACGGCCATGTGCTGTTCAAGGTGGCGTCCTACAAAGATTACGGCGCGCTGTCGGGGCGCTCGGTCGACGACATGATCGCAGGCGCGCGGGTCGAGGTTGCGCCCTACAAAGAAGACCCGATGGATTTCGTCCTCTGGAAACCGTCGAGCGACGATCTGCCCGGCTGGGATTCGCCATGGGGCCGGGGGCGCCCGGGCTGGCATATCGAGTGTTCCGCCATGGCCAGTGAGCTTTTGGGGGAACGCTTTGACATCCACGGCGGCGGCAACGACCTGATGTTCCCCCATCATGAGAATGAGATCGCCCAAAGCCGCTGCATGGGCCACGGCTTCGCCAACGTCTGGCTGCATAACGAGATGCTGCAGGTCGAGGGCAAGAAGATGTCCAAAAGCCTGGGGAATTTCTTCACGGTGCGCGATCTGCTGGAGCAAGGCTGGCCGGGTGAGGTGATCCGCTTCGTGATGCTGAGTACGCATTATCGCAAGCCGATGGATTGGACGGTAGAAAAAGCTGTCGATGCGCAATTCAAGCTGCACGGGTTTTTAGGCACTATCGCGGAGTTCGGAGATTTGGGCGCCGCCAAAGGTATCGATCCCGAAGCGGCCATAATTGACGCACTTGCCGATGACTTGAATACACACGCGGCTTTGGAATGCTTGGCGAAGATGGACGATTCAAGCACGGCCACTCGCCTCGCAGCCAACCTGGAGTTCTTAGGCCTCTACAATTTTGGGGAATTGGAGGAGCGAGTTGAACAGCACCATCAGGCGGTCGCAATTTTGAAAGATGTGTCCCAACATTTTGAAGATGTGCGGGCCTTGGCTAAGGAGAATAAGGATTTTTCCAAGCTGGATGATTTGAAGTCGCGTCTCGCATTGGCCAATGTTTCCGTCCAAATGAATAAGGATGGCGTCGTACTAATCCCTGAAGTGGACTTCGACCCCTCCAAATTGGAGGCCCTCAAATGA